Part of the Bacilli bacterium PM5-9 genome is shown below.
TTGTTTTACATCTCCAACCATAAAAGTATTAGAACCATTAGCTAAAGCACTAACAATTTTTTCTTGAATTAAGTTTGTATCCTGATATTCATCAATCATTATTTCATTAAACTTTGGTTTAAGACTTAATGCAACTTCACTTTCTTGATCATTACAATACAATAGCTTTAATACCTCTTGTTCTAAATCATTAAATTCTAAAATTCCAGTTTCTTTTTTTAAAGTATTTAAAATAAAATGATATTTTTCAACATAAGTAAGAAGCGATTTAATATTAAAGTTATTATTAGAAATTAAATATAGATATTCATCATTACTTAACCTATATAATGGTTTAAGATTATCTTCAATTTCTATTTTTATTTTTGCATGATTTAATCTAATTGACTCATGAGCATTGTTTATTGTTTCTCTAGGTTTACTAAAGAATTTGTACTCATTAAGCATAGTATGAATTTTTTGATAATCATTGCCTATTATTAATTTTTCTAAATCTTTGAAAAACTCAATAGCATTGCTTATTTTAAGCTCAGTATCATTACTATTTGTTTCATCAAAACTATCTTCAAGTAATTTAATAATTAATGATAAAGTTGTTAAACTAGCTTCAATATGAATATCAGAAAAATCATCATATTCAAAAATAGAAGTTGGTTTAGAAAAACTGTTAGCCTTAGCAATGAAATTTTTTAAACTATCTTTAGTAATACACACTTCTAAAGTATTATTAATTAGATTGAAAAACTCACCATAATCAGTAATAGTTGTATATTGTTCTCTTATTTTTAAATATTCATCATTATAGATATTTTCTTTTTCTAAAATGTTAAAGGCTTTAATTTTCAAGTTTTTTAATTGAGTAGCATCAGCAACCTTTATCGTATTGTCAAAGTTAAATAAGACACCATTTTCTTCTAAAAGGCGTAAGCAAAGCGCATGGAAAGTGGAAATATAAGCATCATTTAAAATAGAAAGTTGATGATTAATAAACTCAGGATCAATATCAATATTTTTATTTAATTCTTTTTCTAAACGTTCTTTTAATTCAGCAGCAGCAGCTTCTGTAAATGTAACAACAATAATTTCATCAATATTTACTCGATTGTTTAAAACTTTTCTAATTATTCTTTGAATCATTAAGGTTGTCTTACCACAACCAGCAGCAGCACTAACTAAAACATTATTACCATCAAATTCAATCGCGTGTTTTTGTTCATCAGTAAAGTATTTAGGTGTTTGATATTTCATCGTCTTCGCTTTCCTCCTTTCTTGCTTGAGGATCATTCATTTTACAAATTCCTCGATAACTACAATATTCACAACTTTTTTTATTTGCAGGTTCAATTATAAAAGTACCTTCTTCAATATTTGTAATCATTTTATTGATATGTTCTTTTAAAATATCAAAGTATTGAAATAAAATTTCAGTTTTCATAATTTTTTTAGAAGTCATAGATGAAATAGCACTATATCCATTTTCATTGAATGAATTATCAAAATCATCTAGGTTTGCATTATCTAATAAAATACCACTCAATTTATTTTTCTCTAAATGAAGTTGTTTATTATATTCTAAATCTATTAGTTTATTTGTTTTAACATAATCGTTTTTTATTGCCTTAAAAAAAGCTCCAATATAATTTATATTATTTTCTTTTAATAAATATAAATATACAATTAGTTGGTTACTAAGACCTTTTTCAAAGTCGCTTTTACTAAAATCCTTTGCGCTAGATTTATAATCTAAAATATAGCTATTGTTATTATATTTTAGTAAAGCATCGACTTTCCCATATAAGTTTACATTATTAAAAAGTTTACTCTCAAGAGGTGTGTTAAGAGATATTTCACTACTACTAATTTGATAATTAGAATATTGTTCTTGAGAAATTGTTATATCAACAAAACTAATTAGGGTATCTTTAATACGACTTTTTAAGTTTTCAAGATAATAATCTTTAATAGCTAATTTTTTTGCAAGCTCATCAATTATCTCATCAACTCGAGTAGTTATTAATATCATTAATTCATCATAGTTATATTCTGTATAAGTTTGTTGCTTGTTAATTAATAAAATATTTATTTCTTCAATAATTTTATGATAAAGATTACCAAGTTCTAAAGCACCAAACTCTTTAGATTGATTGGGTTTTAAAATATAACTGATAAAGTATTGATAATAACACTTGTGGAAAGAATCAAGAGCAGAAGCAGAAATAGTTAAATTGTTTTTAAATTTAGTAACTATTTTTTTAGAGTCAACTTGAGCAGATTGATTATTAAGCAATAAAGGATTTGTTAATACATTATGAGTTGTTAAATGTGCATAATCATTTTTACTTGTTAGCGTATAATCATTTTTTGCAATAAAATGAGCTAAACCTTGAGGCTTATTATCTAAGTTTAATAATGAGTAATGAATATAAATATTTTTTGCACAATTTAATAATTGTTCTTGTTGAATTAAATATTTTTCATTGTAAAAGGTATTGTTGATTAATTTTGAATTGTTTAAAACTCTTTCTTTTGTATTAATAAGATAGGAAGCTTTTTTAGCTTTAAAATTTGGTAAACTTGCATCAACTAAATATACATGCTCATATTCAAGTGCAGTATAATCAGTAGTAGCGATTGTTGTTTTACAATCCATATAGTTAGCTTTTTGATTTGTTTTACTTTGTAATGTTTGCAATAATAATTTATTTAATAATGGAATATTTATTTCAATATTAATATACAATTCTTTAAATAAATTGTTTAAGAAATTTACATCAAATAAGTTAGTTTGATATAGAACATTGTATATTGATTTTAGATATGATTTATAATTATTTTTATCAATTTCTAGTAGTTGTTGAACTAATTCATCATTATATTTGTATTTGATATTTTTTATATCGTATTCACTATACGAATTATCAAGAATAGAAAAAATTGAGTTTAAATAGTATTGATTGTTAGTGCTATTTACTAATAAAGAATTAATTGCTATACCAAGTTCATTAAATTTACTGATTAGATAATCTTGTTGATAAATGTCATCACACAAAATTAAGACATTGTCATTATCTTTGTTGTAAATATCATAAATTATATAGTCTAACATTTTAATTGTATTATTATGTTCAAAGTAATATTTCATACTGATATTATCACTTTTTAAATATGTAATGGATATTTTTAAATTATAAAGGATATCATCATGAATTGGATAAAAATCTTCTTTTGATAAAACTATAATTTCTTCAAATTGAGTTTCTAAATTTGTGAAAGTAATTTCATTTGTATTTAAATATTTAGAAAATTCACCTTCTAATTTTATGTTTGATAAATTACACTCACGCTCTAATTTAAATAGTTCACTAATATAGTTAATGGAATTTTTAAAATTATTATCCTTTAACTTATGATGAATTTTAATCATTTTAAAAATACTATATTCATTTTCACTTAAAATATTATTTTCACTTAGGATATTATCACAAAAACTGTTAATATCTAATAGAGTGATATTAAATAGAGGTTTATTTTCTTCTAGTAAATTATGATATAAATAGTTGTGATATTTTGTAGGCACAACTAAAAGAGTTTTCTTTGATGGATTGATAGATTGTTTTATTGTATGTATATTCATAAATTGCTCCTATCTTACAAAACGATAATGATGTCTAATTCTATATGAGTGAATTAAACTAGCTGATTGAGTTGTTCTAATATCAACACCCGAAACAAATTGAAATTTATTTAAACGATAATTTAATGTATTGCGATGTAAAAATAAATCACGAGCTGTTTTTAAAGCGTTAAGGTTATTATCAAGATACATATAAACTGATTTTAATAATTCTTCATCAAGTTTACTAAAATAAGAATAAAATTGATCAATTATTTCATCGTTTTCATTAGTAACAAAACAATAATAAACTAACGAAGATGCATCATAGACATTACAATAAGTGTTGACTAAAAATTCTTTAACCATTGATTCTAAATCTTTGAAAATTCCATCGTTTACAACTAAAATTGACATATCTGTTTTAATTTCATTAGCAAATTGTTGATAGATATGCTCATAGTCTAATAATTGCTCAAATTTCGTATAACTTTCTTTAATTAGTAAAACTCCATTGTTTAATGTTGTAATACTTTGAATATACTTATTATTTAAATTTAAGTATCTAACTAACTTCTCTTTTTTCTCTAAATCTTCAACTAATATATAAACATTTCTTATCATAGTTAATCACCACTTTTATTATAACATAAAAATAGTTGTTAGTTTAAATTAAAACAATGACAATTAAGCCTATTTAGTGTATAATAATTATGGTTGAAACGGAGTGATATAATGGATAAAATGATAGAAAGATTAAAAATAATAGAGCAGAGATACAATGAAATAAATGAAATGTTGATGGATACAAAAATAGCAAGTGATATTAAAGAAATGACAAAACTAAATAAAGAGTTAAGTGATTTAGAACCGGTTGTTAAAGCGTACCATGAATTAGTTGTGATTGAAAATGGAATTGAAGAAGCACAAGAACTTTTAAAAGAAAGTGATCAAGAAATCGTTGAGATGGCTCAAATGGAATTAGATGAGTTAAATGAAAAAAGACCAGTGCTTTTAGATGAAATTGAAATTTTATTAATACCAAAAGATCCAAACGATGCTAAAAACGTTATTGTTGAAATTCGTGGAGCAGCTGGTGGTGATGAAGCAAATATTTTTGCGGGTGATTTATATAGAATGTATGTCAAATATGCTGAAGCTCATGGTTGGAAAATAGAAACATTAGAAGTGAGTGAAGCAGAAGCTGGTGGATTCTCTTTAATTTCATTTATGTTAAAAGGCGATGTTGTTTATTCAAAAATGAAATTTGAATCAGGAGCTCATCGTGTTCAAAGAGTTCCAAAAACAGAATCACAAGGTAGAATTCATACTTCAACAGCAACTGTACTTGTAATGCCAGAGGCTGAAGAAGTAGATGTTGAAATAAAAGCAAACGATTTAAAAATTGATACTTATCGTTCAAGTGGAGCTGGTGGACAATCAGTTAATACAACAGATTCAGCTGTTAGAATTACTCACTTACCAACAGGAACAGTTGTTACTTGTCAAGATGGGCGTTCTCAACATGAAAATAAAGAACAAGCAATGAAAATTATTCGTGCTAAAGTATATGAAACAATTACAAGAGAACAAGAAGAAAAAGAAGGCGCAATTAGAAAACAAACTATTGGAAGTGGAGATCGTAGTGAAAAAATTAGAACTTACAACTATCCACAAAATAGAGTTACAGACCATCGTATAAATTTAACACTTCAATCATTGGATCGTGTTATGGAAGGTAAAATGGATGAAATTTTTGATGCTTTAATTGCTCATGAACAAAAATTGAAGCTTGCAGGTGAATAAGATGAGAATTAGAGAATTATTAAATAGCACAGTTGAAACTTTAATTGAAAATAATAAAGAAGAGCGTGCAGCCTATGAATTATTAAAAGAATATTTAAATTTAGAATCTTATGAATTATACAGTAAACTTGATGAAATGGTTGCTGATGAAGTGATTGTTAAATTTAAAGAATCAATAAACGAGTATATATTAGGTAAACCATTACAACATATCTTAGGATATGAAACATTCTTTGGGCGTGATATGATAGTTAATGAAGATGTTTTAATTCCACGCTATGAAACAGAAGAATTAGTTGAAAATATTTTATATCATATTGATGATTATTTTGATAAATATGATGAAATTGTTTTAGCTGATATTGGTACTGGTAGTGGTGCAATAGCATTATCTCTTGATTTAGAAGAGACTAAAACTAAAGTGTATGCTACTGATATTAGTGAAGTCGCTTTAAAAGTTGCTAAAGATAATTGTAATAAATTTCAAGCTAATGTTGAGTTAATGCAAGGAAGTATGTTAGAACCTTTAATTGAAAAAGGTATAAAATTAGATATTTTGGTATCTAATCCACCATATATTCCTGATGATGAATATGTTGAAGATAGCGTTAAAACAAATGAGCCTAATATTGCATTATTTGGTGGAGAAGAAGGCTTAGATTTTTATATAGAAATTTTCAAAAATGCTGATAAGGTATTAAAAGAAAAAGCGTTGTTGGCTTTTGAAATAGGATATAATCAAAAAGAAAGCATTTCAAAAGCAGTAAATGAATATTTTAGTGATTGTGAGTTTGAAATAATTAAAGATATTAATGGCAAAGATAGAATGTTGTTTATCTATAAAAATATTAAACGATAAATAGACATATAATTTTAATTATAGAATGATATAATTAGATGGAAAGGGTGTCGACTGTGAGTAATGAAGAAACAAATGTAGTTAAA
Proteins encoded:
- a CDS encoding CRISPR/Cas system-associated exonuclease Cas4 (RecB family) (product_source=COG1468; cog=COG1468; pfam=PF12705; superfamily=143985,52540,52980); translated protein: MNIHTIKQSINPSKKTLLVVPTKYHNYLYHNLLEENKPLFNITLLDINSFCDNILSENNILSENEYSIFKMIKIHHKLKDNNFKNSINYISELFKLERECNLSNIKLEGEFSKYLNTNEITFTNLETQFEEIIVLSKEDFYPIHDDILYNLKISITYLKSDNISMKYYFEHNNTIKMLDYIIYDIYNKDNDNVLILCDDIYQQDYLISKFNELGIAINSLLVNSTNNQYYLNSIFSILDNSYSEYDIKNIKYKYNDELVQQLLEIDKNNYKSYLKSIYNVLYQTNLFDVNFLNNLFKELYINIEINIPLLNKLLLQTLQSKTNQKANYMDCKTTIATTDYTALEYEHVYLVDASLPNFKAKKASYLINTKERVLNNSKLINNTFYNEKYLIQQEQLLNCAKNIYIHYSLLNLDNKPQGLAHFIAKNDYTLTSKNDYAHLTTHNVLTNPLLLNNQSAQVDSKKIVTKFKNNLTISASALDSFHKCYYQYFISYILKPNQSKEFGALELGNLYHKIIEEINILLINKQQTYTEYNYDELMILITTRVDEIIDELAKKLAIKDYYLENLKSRIKDTLISFVDITISQEQYSNYQISSSEISLNTPLESKLFNNVNLYGKVDALLKYNNNSYILDYKSSAKDFSKSDFEKGLSNQLIVYLYLLKENNINYIGAFFKAIKNDYVKTNKLIDLEYNKQLHLEKNKLSGILLDNANLDDFDNSFNENGYSAISSMTSKKIMKTEILFQYFDILKEHINKMITNIEEGTFIIEPANKKSCEYCSYRGICKMNDPQARKEESEDDEISNT
- a CDS encoding sugar diacid utilization regulator (product_source=COG3835; cath_funfam=1.10.10.60; cog=COG3835; pfam=PF13556; smart=SM00497; superfamily=46689) encodes the protein MIRNVYILVEDLEKKEKLVRYLNLNNKYIQSITTLNNGVLLIKESYTKFEQLLDYEHIYQQFANEIKTDMSILVVNDGIFKDLESMVKEFLVNTYCNVYDASSLVYYCFVTNENDEIIDQFYSYFSKLDEELLKSVYMYLDNNLNALKTARDLFLHRNTLNYRLNKFQFVSGVDIRTTQSASLIHSYRIRHHYRFVR
- a CDS encoding peptide chain release factor 1 (product_source=KO:K02835; cath_funfam=1.20.58.410,3.30.160.20; cog=COG0216; ko=KO:K02835; pfam=PF00472,PF03462; smart=SM00937; superfamily=75620; tigrfam=TIGR00019); this encodes MDKMIERLKIIEQRYNEINEMLMDTKIASDIKEMTKLNKELSDLEPVVKAYHELVVIENGIEEAQELLKESDQEIVEMAQMELDELNEKRPVLLDEIEILLIPKDPNDAKNVIVEIRGAAGGDEANIFAGDLYRMYVKYAEAHGWKIETLEVSEAEAGGFSLISFMLKGDVVYSKMKFESGAHRVQRVPKTESQGRIHTSTATVLVMPEAEEVDVEIKANDLKIDTYRSSGAGGQSVNTTDSAVRITHLPTGTVVTCQDGRSQHENKEQAMKIIRAKVYETITREQEEKEGAIRKQTIGSGDRSEKIRTYNYPQNRVTDHRINLTLQSLDRVMEGKMDEIFDALIAHEQKLKLAGE
- a CDS encoding release factor glutamine methyltransferase (product_source=KO:K02493; cath_funfam=1.10.8.10,3.40.50.150; cog=COG2890; ko=KO:K02493; pfam=PF05175,PF17827; superfamily=53335; tigrfam=TIGR03534), yielding MRIRELLNSTVETLIENNKEERAAYELLKEYLNLESYELYSKLDEMVADEVIVKFKESINEYILGKPLQHILGYETFFGRDMIVNEDVLIPRYETEELVENILYHIDDYFDKYDEIVLADIGTGSGAIALSLDLEETKTKVYATDISEVALKVAKDNCNKFQANVELMQGSMLEPLIEKGIKLDILVSNPPYIPDDEYVEDSVKTNEPNIALFGGEEGLDFYIEIFKNADKVLKEKALLAFEIGYNQKESISKAVNEYFSDCEFEIIKDINGKDRMLFIYKNIKR